The Anas acuta chromosome 2, bAnaAcu1.1, whole genome shotgun sequence genomic interval ACTGTCAGCTAAGGTTGTACACGGATGGTTGCTTTGTGAACAGTAAGAGAAATTTAGGGCAGTTCCTCATAACTGCCCTTCTGCCAAAGCTCCCACCACTCTCCTGAACAGACCCTCAGTCACAATCAGCCAACTTAAatttaagcaattaaaaaacCTGCTTCAAGTAAAGCAGGCTGGTTTCATCAGAAACAGGCTGGGAAACATGCAAACTGCTTTGCTGACAGAGCACGGGAGGGTAAAAGGCATCCAGCCACACACAGCTCccacaaaaatacatttcatccAGGTCCAGGGCCATCCTCTGGGATCGGTTCAAGGGAGAGACACTCAGAGCCTGGATCCAGCACCAAAAGCATGACAGGGGGCACTTCAAGAGTGCAGGGGGCCACGCCACGCAGCTTTGGGGTAGGGAAGTCTCTCACCCCACTAGCCTGTGAGGACAGAGGTGCCAGGAGGGACACAGGGATAGCATCTGCCCCTTCGTCTTGTGGAGCTGATAAAGCAGTTTCCAAAGAACTACCCACTTGTTTTCATTAGCTGATGGCAGAGCATCCCTTTCAGTCAGCGACAGAACTGGATCCTCAAATCCATACAGGGATCAGTGAGTCAGTGAGAAAATGGGTAAAAGCTACTTGAAACAGCTACAAGGAAAACGGCACACTCCATTTCTCTGTAAAGAATCAGCAGTAGACACCACATGGATAGGGAGGCCAAGGTAGAGAGGTGACTTCACAGATCCCTCTCAGTACCGGTATCTCCAATTCGGGAGTGGACACCAACAACAAAGCTCTTCAGTGGGGAAAAGTCTTTCAGAGAAAGCAATCAAAACCTATAATTCCTGCCACATGTtttcaacaaggaaaaaaaaaaaaaagaaaaattacccCATGACACATGCCCCACCATAGTGctgcatcatttaaaaatatcagcaaCACTGCGTTATTCTTCCACTATATTTACAGCTTTTTATTATATATCAAGATTTAGAAACTGCAGGCTTCTTGATGTGCATTGATTAGCTAGAATGCcaggcaataaaaataattataattaagaaaaataaaaaaataaaacaacccacaaaaccaagcaaaaccaaacccaaacttaaaatattaattatagcTGTGGACACAAACCCCAAAGTAAGGCACTGCAAATTGCAGCAGAGATATTGAGATATTTCCCACTGTGGCCAGCTTGGTAAGCAGTAAGGTTGCTTGTAAACAAAACCATCTCAAAACCTACCCAGCTTTCAGGCACAGCTATGGCAGGCTCTGTACACCTACACCAAGATCAAGTGTTAGTGCAAATGGACACTaataaatacaaggaaaaatcAATTCCAACCTAAGGAACATTTCATCCTCACAAAGCAGGAAATTACACaaaggaaagtctgtgttttatGCATGGTTCTGAAACCAAGCTGCAGCTTAAACCTCACGATTCACACCAGCTGTCAAAATGTTACACTGCCCAAGCGAAGTGTAGTGTTAAGGTTAGGTCTCAGAGCTTAGAGAGACAACATCACAAACTCACATTCATCAGAAAGTAGCAGTACTGGGagttaaacaaaaacaaaacaaaacaaaaaaaaaaaaaaaaaaaaaaaaaaaaaacaagaaaaaccttTGACCCTCTTTTACAATGCTTTGTCTTACAATGACTTCCTCATCCTTTTATCCAAATATAGCTTTTCATCCAAATATAGCTCTCAAACCATTTCTGGAGGGCTTACTCTCAGTGCTGCCACAGCAGGTTACGGGACTATACATTTATCAGACAATGATATTGATGAAGCGGAGTTAATGCCTGGAAGACACAACAGATGTCACGAGAACTCAAACACGGACTGTTTTTGCATAATCaactttttctcatttgctttggCATTTTGGAAGGTCTCTTGACACACAGCAGTTCACCCTACTTTTGAGGGCTTCCCTCTAAATGAGGTTTAGCAATTTTGTTTCTACCTCAGACATctgcaaaatgcctttttttttttttcttaaccacTTCACTTTTTACACAGTAGCCATCAACATCTAGTCTCTCACTGGTCTGATACACGTTGCATCAGTAGTGTTTCTTGCAGTCTCCCGGCCCCTTGCTTTTAAGACAAATGGAGGTTACGAGTGCTTATTTACCTGTTCACCAGCTGAGTTAGCCAGCAGCAACAAGTCTAATACTAGTGCCATAGATATCAGCACAGAAAATGGTGCTGCCAAAACCAATCTGGTAAAACTATGCACAAACAAGCTGTGCATGGTATCAACCCTGCAAATGATAGTCGATATTACAACATGCTGTAATCGTTCTCCCACTGATGTTCAGATTGCTACTTCTGGGTGACTTTGTGAAAATACTTAAACTTTTTCCTCTCACAGATGCCagtccattttttattttattttttttttttcccctgtgactTTTGTCACTTTTGAAACAGTCTGAGGGAATATTCTGGCATACAAGCCTGAACTTGAATAACCATGGGGTGCAAAGTtgtctccttaaaaaaaaaaaaaacaacaaacattatATTACCCTCTGCATAAAAACCCTAAGCTATTTCATTAAACTGATCTCCAGAGACAGAACTAAAAAGTGTAGttagtaaaaacaaaccaaaatccCTTACATAAAGATAAGCATTTTTGTAAAGCTGCAATTAGGTATCCCTTTTACACTTACTGTTTGGCCAGTGAGTACAAGAATGAGTTCTACCGTACTAACTTGTAACTAGTAGAAGATATATTTGGTCCAGTTCATATAGAAAATGTCTTTAAGGTATAACTGAGAATTTATGTGCCACAGATTATCCTTTCGTAGTCACTCCTACCAAAATTGAATCAGCACAATGTTGTCCTTGTGTTATTCTATTtagactattatttttttttttaatgtatgccACCTAGAGAAATGGCAGAACAAGTTacctacaaaataaaatagaacatGATGCTCAAGATGATGTTACTTGACCTAAGGATCCATTTGTGATGAGCAAAGTGTAAAAAATTGATTCGAAGGAAGAGACAGATGTTTTACCTACAGAacattaaaacttcattttagtttgctccactgaaaaaaaaaaaaaggaactaatTTCAGAAAGTTCAGCTTTACTTATTCAGTGGGTCATTTTCTGTGGTGCCTTGAGTGTTGCCTGAATTTTCAGAGTGTCCTTTGGTGCTTTGTTGCCGCCTGTCCCAATACTCCATCACAAACTCAGCTAAAAATGCCCCACTTGCGAAAAATCCAAATACCTgtaaaagtgaaagaaacatatgaattaaaaaagtACAAACTTTGACAGTATTCTACAATTTTGGAGAGATTTGCCACACTACTCATATATGTTAATAATGCTGGTATATTAAATCAATGGTTCCATTTAAATTAGCAACAGATCAGAAGTCTTAATTCTAGCATATTCAATGCAAAAGTTGTTACAATTCTCATTCTCTTAATCAAGTGTGAATCTTAGGATATGTTCTAAACAGATCTTAATAGtagaaatatattcttttttattttttttttttttttgcagtaaaatTAGTAAAGAAGCATGGCAGTGGTGGTATAGCAGATTATTTATCCAAGAGATGTCTGCTCTTTAAAGGGACTAAGTGAAGAAGAGTAACCCGTGGAAGGTGAAGGGAGGTAAATTAGCAGAGCCTATGCAAGTCCTTGCTGCATCAGCACGTGGGGCTGACATGACCTTTTGCTAATGACAACTTTCATTATTAGTCATAGCAACGTAGTGGTAAGCAGACTGTTGGTTTTAGCAGCTTCTTTCAAGCAAGGAAGTACATGCACACATTTACGctaacttttaaataaaattaagcagcAGGTTTGCCCCCAAACAATTAGATACTATGAAGTCTTGAATcccaatatttttgttttcccagctccaggacaaaaacaaacaaaaaaacccaccaccacaaaaaaaaccacacacacacacacacacacagcaaagGAAGACTAATCAAACCATTGGGACTGTATATATCAGCATCACAACAGATGACCATACAGAAGTGTGTATCTTCAATAGCTCACGCTGAGTACGGAACAGAATTCACTTTTTATTcattcaagaagaaaatcaaaatttgaTCTTTAATCTCACATATTCACAATTCCCAAAGTCATTCCAAAAGAGCACCAAATGAGTAAGGAACTATGACCCGCAGCTTCTACAGTGCCTTGTCCTGGGCCTCtgttgctcttttatttttgtctcgTTCTTATTGCAACCTTTACAAGCCAGCGTTCTCTACCTATGCTTTATAATGTCTGACAAAAGATGTGGTTTCTTGCTGACTTTGCAAGAGGATAGCATTACAGGAGCacaattaaggaaaaaagttgGCATTTCAGAGGCGGGTATCAGAGAGCTTGGGAGGCTGTGAGAGATGACAGTCCTGTTAACAGTGACAGATGCCAGGGAATAGGACAGAGCCAAGGCAGTGAAATGAAGTGAGGAACCAAGAAGTGAGCCACAGCTACTGGGGAGCTACAAGCAGGACTGCTGGAAAGTTCTGCAACCAAGGAATGCCTACTCTTTGGATTTCCTAAGCTAAGTTTCAGAAGCTCTGCAACAGCTAGCTCCTCCTAATGCACTGAATTCTGTTCCCTGACCAGTTTTTTCCCCGCAAACTGGGTGAGGTTTAAAGGGTAGACAACTTAAGATACAAgataaatgcaaagtaaaagATACATTTATAAGACTTACATATGCCATAATTGCAGAAACCGGTGCAGAATTCGTTGCAGCAAGAACTATTGAAGCTAACAGGAAAATGACACCTATGGCTAGCATGGCCCAAAAGTTctggaaacataaaaaataaatgttacagaATTGTAGGTATACTACCTGAAAAAGAACAAGCATCCTAACAGCAACCGAGTTAATCCGCAGTGAGTTTACAGTTTGAAACTCTGATGCTCATGGGAGCTTCAgaaaatcatggaatcatacggaatggtttgggttggaagggaccttaaagatcacctggttccaacccccctgtccccctgggcagggacacctcccaccagcccaggctgcccaaagccccatccagcctggccttgaacacctccagggatggggcatccacagcttctctgggcagcctgttcctctACCTCaacaccctcacagtaaagaatttcttccttgcatttaatctaaatctccaatctaaaacaaaacaacaaaaaaaaacaccactcttaaaattattataaagtTATATATAACATCTTAAAGTTATTATAAAGTTATAAAGGTACTTATTTATTACCTGTAATATAACCTATGTTAATTTACCCTTTAATTAGAGAATAATAAATGATTCACTCTGCATTGCCTTTTTACTCCGCAGTAGTCTTTAAGCACTTGCAttaaatggtttgttttttaaaaaaataaatcttaccaCTTTCTCTACTTTATCTTTCCCGAAGGTTTCATATGCAACAGTGCAATACACACAGAGGATCAGGAGgctcagaagaaaagcagtgcaGCTTGTGAATTCAAAGAAGTAAAGTCCACCACAATTGCTACAATCCTCCACAATTTCCTCAAAAATAACAGccagaagagagagaaactgCAAACAAATAACATACTTGTGTTAGATCAAGTCACCAATATCCTTAGCAAACAGATGTCTCCAATATTAAGGTTAATGaagacagaattaaaacaacaacaacaacaaaagaatctAAAAAGAACTTGGTGAAGTTCTGCACTATTTTATGGTTATTTACCTATGGATAACACAGGTAGAAATACAATGACACAGTTAGGCTTGATGTTCAAGTCAGTCAACAAACTCCATTGGGTTAAGCTCCACCATCTACACACTTTTAACTGAAGCCTTCCCATTTGTGGCTTTGAGCAGTAGGAAGCAGAGCAGGCACACAGCACGAGAGGAACAGCTTCCAGTCAGAACAAGCAAAAATGCAATTGCTTACTACTTACAACCGCATTTAGTTTTACATGCATTTGGGATTGGGGTGGATCAGAAGACTCTGACCCAGCCATTTAGCTCCCTGAAAGCCTGCAGCTGGTGTTATCTCCCTCGATAAACTTCAGAGAAAGTACAGCTAATGGCTCGTGTGTTTATGACCAGTAACAACAGAAGCTCAATTGCAGGAACCAAAACTTCAAGCTATGTTTAAACCACATTTAAGCTATGTTGGGCAGTGTTTAATCTCCACAGAAGCTTACGTTAGCCTCCCCGCAGCAGTATTTTTTGAGGACAGAACATGAGTTAACTCCCATACAGACACCAAGCATCTGCTGCTGGATCTTCTACCACCTTATTGTACAAGAAAGGatattgcttattttattttatttttttaatagtctcTCATTTTGGCCACTTCTTGCTGGTTTTCTTCATCCTAAAAAGTTGACAGAGGGTATAGATCCTTGCAGTAAGGAGTTCAGCGGACTGGAACAATTATTAGGAATCAGACTCAGCCATAAAATCAAGACTGATACAGGGAGGATGATCCTATTTTTAATGACAGTATTTGGGCAATAATGGAGTTGACAGCtcttctatgaaaaaaaatatctaattctAGAATTCAGAATTGTCATTTTCCAGTTACTAGCACGTCAAAACAGCTGCAGATGCTATATCTGCatcttattttggaaaataatgaCCTGTCTtgagtttcagttttctgacagtaaaaataagaaaagtgaCTTAGCACGTGGGAACTGTAAATTCACCAGCTAAGCAAGACCTCAGAAAACATCGTGCTTTGAATACACAACGGTGTAAAGTAAACAGGATctcagaaagggaaaagcacacaTGAGCTGGTAAACTGACATGTTACAATCAGCCCTCTGCATACTTCCCTTCTCTCTTGTGCTTGGCTGGCAAAGCAAATTACTCAGAAACCCTCACGCCTAACCCAGTGATTACTGCAGATGCCCaaggaatatttttctccccctcccttctGGGATTTGTATTTCTACCTCCTTATATCAGCACTGACAGCTGAATGCCATCACTTTCACCAGaggcagaacagaaaggaaataaaggtcTTTTTGGCAACCTGCCCTAAAAAGGCTTGAGAAGCCCAGGTAACCATAATATGGTCTAagtaattgcaaaaaaaaacctctctaCTGAGTGTGCAAAtgagtgggaggaaaaaaataaatcaaatttgaGGAGTACTTTTAAAGGATTTCATGTCAAAAAaatgggggagaagggaggactGATCTGGCGTCCTTTGTGGGACTTCTCCAACAGTATTCAAATTTTTATTAATGAGGTGAATAGCAAAAGAGTGCATCATTAAAAAAGCTTTGATGTGAAGAACTTTGCTTGATGTAGTGTATCAGCTGCACATCTATAAGCTGCAGAGTTCTGCTTGGGTTTGTTAATTTGCTTCTTGACATCACTACAAATAAACATGAGAGGGCTCTGTtgttacattttcttcagtttcccaGTTCTGCAAGCACAGCCACGTGCCTAGGTCAGCACAGACCAGTACAGGCTTACATGAAGCAGCTGAAGCTTGCtctgttgtatttttatgtttgccGTCTCCACACTGAGCCTGTGGAAACTTCCCAGTGGCAAGCACCCAGAATCTCACTATGGGTTTATTTGAGCAATGAGCAGAGAGGGACAGCTCAGGAgctccttgttttcttcagagctAAGCCTTCAGAGCAGAGCCTCTTTCACACCGAAGACTGAGGAAATACCTGAGGACACGCACAGGCAGCTGCCACCTTCCTTGCCTCTCATGCAGAGCCCCGCATTGCTGTGGATGCAGATGAGTCCCAAGTGCCCTAACACACACAGGCCATTAAATAACTTCCTCAGTCCTCTGCCAGCAGGAACTTTGCATTGACACTGATGCTACTGCGAGTTTCTGCACAAATGTCACGTTTCTCAAGTAAATTTAAGAAGTGAAAGgctacaaaaataaagcaaatcaaTGAAATTTCCAACAGGCCTGTTAAAACACGGAGCAGTGGTGTTCCCAGCACAAAACCTTCCCATTTAGCAGCTCACCCGTCTGATTATCAGTGTGCAATCCCCACAATAACGAACCATCACTGTTCTAACACAAGGCTAATAGATGTTAATGACCACCACCATCACTGGGACTGCCAATAAAAAGAAACCAATGCTTTCCTAAAACGGGAACCTTTCTCCTACTGGAAATATTGAGGCTTCCACCTTCAGTAATTTCTGGAGCTTGCTGTAAGTGCTTTGGCCAAGAGCTGAAGATCCGTGCATTTTGGTAAAGTGAAACAAAAGGATGGAGGAACTGTTGGAAGTGAGGAAGGTGAATGATTgtaattcaattttatttttcctcttattgAAAGACTGTTATAGGCCATAAGCTGCTACTTCTTTAGGAGCCTGTCAAGCAGCTACCCATCCTTGTCAGGACAGGCCTTAATAACTTACCTTTTTCCTTCctagaaagctttttaaataacACCTCTGCTCAGGTAAGCAGTTGAAGACATTGCTACATCAGTAAAGTTGCATATGCAATAGTTTGTTTTATTCCATCAAACTGCTGATCTGTAATGATCCGTTTGTTTGGGAGCAACATCCAGCAGATCTTTGTTAATCTCCAGAAGATGAAGTAACATTTTGCATCCTGTTATATTTAATATAGTATTCTtgggtgtgattttttttttaaacagtcttaGAAAGCATTGCTTCGGGCAGCATTAGCATTACCAGCActgctttcttcagctttcagcTGCGGCTTTTGACTCTGTGTGAGCCAAAGTTTAAAAACCAAACGTCCTCTTTTCTGCACAGCAAATTAACAAGAAAGGGCTGGAAATCACCTATGATTCCTCCCAGCATGAGACATCCGACTGAGAAGCCACTGCGATGGAAAATGTTTGCTGACACATTTACAGTCAGCTGCCCTTTGCCGCTGTGGTTTCACTGCTCGCTGCTGGTACGTGCACCCAGTGCTCCTCACATCGCTACCAGCAAGCTTGGGAAGATCCATCACTGAGGCTGGGAACACACAGGAGCATGATCCGGTGTCCCGGTGATGAGCAAATCCAGGAATAATGTTACGTGTggcaaaaagcaagcagaatacGAGCCCCGATTCCAGGAGAGCGTGGGGCCGCCCGGTATGAAGCGAGGCACTGCGGTGTCACACACATCCAGACCGGCCACCACCCAGCTCACACGTTTTGGTGTGCTTTCTGCCAGGAGGTTTACTGGGGGAGATGTGCTCCCCGAGGCGGTGGAGCCCAGCACAGCTTGGTGCGCTCATGGTCAGGCTGTGGGGGTGACATGAGGGGAACCCAGCAATCCCACAACCTTACAAAGGTTTCTACTGCCTGTTTACATCCAGCGAGGCCCTCGGAAGAGAGTATGCTATGTTTTCTGTGAGGATGGCCTCTGATTTTAAACCCTGAGGACGCCGAGCAGTGGACCCACGGTGGCCACAGCGCTTAACCTCAGCCATGCGAGGCACACAACCAGCAGGTCGGTGCTAGCACGTGCCCCTGCAGCCAGGACATGAAGAAGGAGCAAGCCCGTTAGCTCCTCACCACAAAACAACCTCAAGCTGCCCAAAAGGCAGTGCCACCACGGCCACCTCAGCCTTCAGTTACCGATTTGTGCAGCTTAGCAAACAACAAGGCAGGCTTTGCCTCTgctgggtgggaagggaagggaagggaagggaagggaagggaagggaagggaagggaagggaagggaagggaagggaagggaagggaagggaagggaagggaagggaagggaagggaagggaagggaagggaagggaagggaagggaagggaagggaagggaagggaagggaagggaagggaagggaagggaagggaagggaagggaagggcctCGCCTCACCGGTTGCAGCACTTTGGCCGGCAGCCTCCAGCCCTTCAGGCGGTGCCGGGTGCAGCCGCAGGGCCGGCGGGGCTCCTTGCAGTGGGGCTCGGTGGTCGGGCGGTACACGGCCCCATTCTCCATGgctgcgccgccgccgccaaGCTGAAGGGAAGAAGCGAAAGCAAAAGGGTGAGGCAGGAgggcggggagggaagggaaagggaaggaaggggaaggggaaggggaaggtggaGGCGGTCCCAGTCCCTCCCGGCTGCAGGCTGGTTGCCAGCCTGGCCCTGTCCCCGGCCTTGCTTGAGGAGGAacagggctggtgctgggcgCTGGAGGCggcctggggctgagcagggccTTGGGCTGCTACACTATTCACCTCTCAGCCACAGAACTGCTACCACCCGTCACAGCCAAATTCGGCTACACTTCACTTATTTAAGTTTCTGTCAAACGTAATATAAATGGCAATTTTCTTAACCTCAGCTTTGTATGCACGCTGGTTAAGTGAAGCCCATACTCAGGATCAGGTTGCTCAGCCCCCATCTCTCTTCCAGAGCCAGCACAAGGAGCAGGGAGGATGCATGCGGCCACCCAGGAGCCCCGGTGCCTTTTGTAACCCTGCCAAGAGCCACCAGGACGGCCAGGTAAAGTAGGGTGGCCCTGCTAAAAGCAGTCAGTTTGTGCTCTGTGTTGAACATTCACCAGCAGGCCATAAGCACGAGCCCTCCCAGTAAGAAAACACAAGCGAGAGGAACACTGCAGGGCCcctgggcagggcagcacaggctTGTTTGTGCCACAAacagtgcctgctgcagcaATCGGCTTCAGAGGCAAATGAGGAGGGCAAGTCCCGCGATTCCCATGGCACGGGAGTTTCCAGTAAAATAAGCAAGGTATCGCCACGAGGGCAGCGTAGCTTCTGCCTGGGGTTGGGATGAGTCTAATGCAGTTCTGCTGGCAGCATCCCCAGAACGCAGGGCTGGGCACATAACATTTACTGTTACCACTCAGGAGTCTGCCTTGcctttattgctgtttttcacaTTAGTACACCATAAATAAGATTATATTACAGAGGCTGGCATCTCTTTTCTGAAGGAAtttcccttgttttgttttcttccttgctaATATTTTGTGTGTGACTAGACAGTACTTTGGTCTGAGGGAGACAGGGCTTAGGGAGATAGAAGAAATCGTGAGTTTTCCTTTTCAGGTGTTCGCTAGCATTTAGGGATATTCGCAGTTGTTCCCATCTGAATCTTTACCAGTGTCTTAATGCAGCGTTACTAGAT includes:
- the CMTM6 gene encoding CKLF-like MARVEL transmembrane domain-containing protein 6, which gives rise to MENGAVYRPTTEPHCKEPRRPCGCTRHRLKGWRLPAKVLQPFLSLLAVIFEEIVEDCSNCGGLYFFEFTSCTAFLLSLLILCVYCTVAYETFGKDKVEKVNFWAMLAIGVIFLLASIVLAATNSAPVSAIMAYVFGFFASGAFLAEFVMEYWDRRQQSTKGHSENSGNTQGTTENDPLNK